One segment of Brassica napus cultivar Da-Ae chromosome C3, Da-Ae, whole genome shotgun sequence DNA contains the following:
- the LOC106386118 gene encoding uncharacterized protein LOC106386118, with the protein MGICSSSESTQVATSKLILQDGKMMEFANPVKVGYVLQKYPMCFICNSDDMDFDDAVSAISADEELQLGQIYFALPLRWLREPLKAEEMAALAVKASSALMRSGGGGGGSCRRKCINPIVVSDKYRLQVGSGDDTVGSGRVRRKGRNVDGGGGSTSSGRRRKCYAAELSTIEE; encoded by the coding sequence ATGGGTATATGCAGTTCAAGCGAGTCGACACAAGTCGCGACGTCGAAACTGATATTGCAAGACGGGAAGATGATGGAGTTTGCGAACCCCGTAAAAGTCGGATACGTTTTGCAAAAGTATCCCATGTGTTTTATCTGTAACTCAGACGATATGGACTTCGACGACGCCGTTTCAGCTATTAGCGCCGACGAGGAGCTTCAGCTTGGTCAGATATACTTCGCTCTTCCTCTTCGTTGGCTTCGGGAGCCACTTAAAGCGGAGGAGATGGCTGCATTGGCCGTTAAAGCTAGCTCTGCTCTCATGAgaagcggtggtggtggtggaggaagTTGTCGCCGGAAGTGTATTAATCCTATTGTCGTCTCTGATAAATATCGTCTTCAAGTTGGCTCCGGTGATGATACGGTGGGATCAGGTCGGGTAAGGAGGAAAGGGAGAAACGTTGACGGTGGTGGTGGTAGCACTAGTAGTGGCCGGCGGAGGAAATGTTACGCGGCTGAGTTGAGTACGATAGAAGAGTGA